One part of the Amphiura filiformis chromosome 5, Afil_fr2py, whole genome shotgun sequence genome encodes these proteins:
- the LOC140152666 gene encoding LOW QUALITY PROTEIN: kinesin-like protein KIF6 (The sequence of the model RefSeq protein was modified relative to this genomic sequence to represent the inferred CDS: inserted 1 base in 1 codon) → MVKQGIKIFCRIKPTKAKTGLYDLEDEDNSGYPKLSFAVPRDLASGFINNKKEEYAFRFEKVFDQLTKQDEVFEHVAQDVADNVLTGYNGTIFAYGQTGSGKTFSITGGAERYIDRGIIPRTLTYLFQQYSQNPGQVFTIHVSYLEIYNENGYDLLDPKHEAAKLEDLPKVSLMEDNDGNIHLKNLTLHQANNEEEALNLLFLGDTNRMIAETPMNQASTRSHCIFTIHVSSRESGSATIRRSKLHLVDLAGSERIGKTGVTGTLLKEAKYINLSLHYLEQVIVALSERSRSHIPYRNSMMTSILRDSLGGNCMTSMIATCSVEKKNIDESISTCRFAQRVALIKNDALLNEEIDPKLMVIRLKAEVQELKNQLALSSGEQSSDDLSEEDLERLQETVQQYIEDMDADAILNVGADMRKINHCFKLFKQMVLSKGPIQRIGRREPEAQAEQTIEKDDYNSNATPATDAEVNKLKGMIKQRDNEINILVNMLKKEKKRAQDAINQLEDTGHRLQRSLSHDQQLTNGNDHEYSSSRTKHQSEEVHKSHERSRERSHDHNMSSRSSMQVEKSVDSTSSSYQLKSHERSHDHNMSSRSSTQVEKSVDSTSSSYQLKDSKRRLLGDMSVGRQEAFDIFRRDYPHNSTIEDNKLLLKQRYSEAKSLGQHVNENRQKINKIKSQIEHRRLQLAMSGQDDPNQPDEMEQRLREDIEEEKESYKVTFNQLRGLKTEIEHLQHLLEKSRLQLQKDFELWWAEQAANLQQDSQTSLHTKITPTPPSNPGKAWRTPPPISPHTRHDGDHQTPRNEHSNQDSHRKHHHSNHHQSNHHHNNHSSSTHRPHSGSSRNALLXGLSRQQQGDVEGRDGRPPVPPIGKSISADGMRRMVDEGHALNDVQSRKTKSSEVTSSRSTIQLTGDKRADADIMAFIKARQNLLQTRGQAPR, encoded by the exons ATGGTCAAGCAaggaattaaaatattttgccgTATCAAGCCCACTAAAGCAAAAACTGGG TTGTATGATTTAGAAGATGAAGACAATAGTGGATATCCTAAACTGTCTTTTGCCGTGCCTCGTGATCTGGCATCAGGATTCATCAATAACAAGAAGGAAGAATATGCCTTTCGATTTGAGAAAGTCTTTGATCAACTCACCAAGCAAGACGAGGTTTTTGAACATGTAGCACAAGATGTAGCAGACAA TGTATTAACCGGCTACAATGGAACCATATTTGCCTATGGCCAG aCTGGAAGTGGCAAAACATTCTCAATCACTGGTGGAGCAGAGCGCTACATAGACAGAGGGATCATACCAAGAACTCTCACCTATTTATTCCAGCAATATAGTCAG AATCCAGGTCAAGTTTTTACAATTCATGTTTCCTACCTTGAGATCTATAATGAAAATGGGTATGACCTGTTGGATCCAAAGCATGAAGCAGCTAAACTGGAAGATCTGCC CAAAGTGTCTTTGATGGAGGATAATGATGGTAACATACATCTAAAGAATCTTACCTTACATCAAGCCAACAATGAAGAAGAAGCTCTTAACTTACTCTTCCTGGGTGATACAAATAGGATGATTGCAGAG ACCCCAATGAATCAGGCTTCCACTAGGTCACATTGTATCTTCACCATCCATGTATCCAGCAGGGAATCAGGCAGTGCAACCATCAGAAGATCCAAGCTTCATCTCGTAGATTTAGCCGG TTCCGAGAGAATAGGCAAGACTGGGGTGACAGGTACCTTACTGAAAGAAGCCAAATACATCAACCTGTCCCTGCATTACCTAGAACAG GTGATTGTTGCATTATCAGAGAGATCACGCTCACATATTCCGTATCGTAATTCCATGATGACTTCCATATTGAGGGATAGTCTGGGAGGCAATTGTATGACATCAATGATAGCAACATGCTCTGTGGAAAAGAAGAATATTGAT gAATCTATTTCTACCTGTAGGTTTGCACAGAGGGTAGCACTTATTAAAAATGATGCTCTACTGAATGAAGAAATAGACCCAAAACTG ATGGTAATTCGACTCAAAGCTGAAGTCCAGGAGCTGAAAAATCAACTAGCCCTTTCATCAGGAGAACAAAGTTCTGATGATCTATCTGAAGAAGATCTGGAAAG ATTGCAAGAAACTGTGCAACAGTATATAGAAGACATGGATGCTGATGCTATACTCAATGTGGGAGCTGATATGAGGAAGATTAATCActgttttaaattatttaaa CAAATGGTACTAAGCAAAGGTCCAATccaaagaattggaagaagagaGCCAGAAGCACAGGCTGAACAAACCATAGAGAAAGATGACTATAACAGCAATGCAACTCCAGCAACAGATGCAGAGGTTAATAAGCTGAAAGGAATGATAAAACAGAGGGATAATGAAATCA ATATTTTAGTCAATATgctgaagaaagaaaagaaacgaGCGCAGGATGCAATAAATCAACTAGAAGATACAGGTCACCGTTTACAAAGGAGTTTATCACATGACCAGCAGCTGACCAATGGCAATGACCATGAATATAGTTCATCAAGAACCAAGCACCAATCAGAAGAAGTTCATAAGTCACATGAGAGGTCACGTGAGAGGTCACATGATCATAACATGTCATCTAGATCAAGCATGCAAGTGGAGAAATCAGTTGACTCTACTTCATCATCATATCAACTAAAGTCACATGAGAGGTCACATGATCATAACATGTCATCTAGATCAAGTACTCAAGTGGAGAAATCAGTTGACTCTACTTCGTCATCATATCAACTAAAGGATAGTAAAAGGAGATTGTTAG GTGACATGTCTGTTGGAAGGCAAGAAGCATTTGATATATTTAGGCGAGACTACCCACATAATTCTACCATAGAAGACAACAAGTTATTATTAAAGCAGAGGTACAGTGAAGCTAAGTCGCTTGGTCAACATGTCAATGAGAATAGACAAAAAATCA ATAAAATCAAGAGTCAGATAGAACATAGAAGGTTACAGCTTGCCATGTCTGGTCAGGATGACCCAAATCAACCAGATGAGATGGAACAAAGACTACGAGAAGAtatagaagaagaaaaagaaag CTACAAGGTGACTTTCAACCAGTTGAGAGGTCTTAAGACTGAGATTGAACACCTGCAACATCTATTAGAGAAATCCAGACTACAGCTCCAGAAAGACTTTGAGTTATGGTGGGCAGAACAAGCAGCTAATCTACAACAG GATAGCCAGACCTCGCTTCATACCAAAATCACACCGACCCCGCCAAGCAACCCAGGCAAGGCATGGAGAACACCGCCCCCTATATCCCCTCACACAAGACACGATGGTGATCATCAAACCCCACGTAATGAACATTCTAATCAAGACTCTCATAGAAAACATCATCATAGTAACCATCACCAAAGCAACCATCACCATAACAATCACTCATCATCTACACATAGACCGCATTCTGGTAGCTCTCGTAATGCCCTGC GCGGGCTTAGTAGACAGCAACAAGGTGATGTGGAAGGCAGGGATGGAAGACCACCTGTGCCACCAATTGGGAAATCTATTTCCGCTGATGGGATGAGAAGGATGGTGGATGAAGGCCATGCTTTAAATGATGTGCAATCTAGAAAAACAAA GTCATCTGAAGTTACTAGTAGTCGTTCCACCATTCAACTAACTGGAGATAAACGAGCAGATGCTGATATCATGGCATTCATCAAAGCCAGGCAAAACCTATTACAGACCAGAG GCCAAGCTCCCAGGTAG